A stretch of the Salmo salar chromosome ssa20, Ssal_v3.1, whole genome shotgun sequence genome encodes the following:
- the LOC106580150 gene encoding nuclear receptor subfamily 2 group F member 1-A isoform X2, which produces MAMVVSVWRDPQEDVVGGPPSGPNPATQPAREQQQTASAAPHTPQTPSQPGPPSTPGTAGDKGSQNSGPQHIECVVCGDKSSGKHYGQFTCEGCKSFFKRSVRRNLTYTCRANRNCPIDQHHRNQCQYCRLKKCLKVGMRREVQRGRMPPTQPNPGQYALTNGDPLNGHCYLSGYISLLLRAEPYPTSRYGSQCMQPNNIMGIENICELAARLLFSAVEWARNIPFFPDLQITDQVSLLRLTWSELFVLNAAQCSMPLHVAPLLAAAGLHASPMSADRVVAFMDHIRIFQEQVEKLKALHVDSAEYSCIKAIVLFTSDACGLSDAAHIESLQEKSQCALEEYVRSQYPNQPSRFGKLLLRLPSLRTVSSSVIEQLFFVRLVGKTPIETLIRDMLLSGSSFNWPYMSIQ; this is translated from the exons ATGGCAATGGTAGTTAGCGTCTGGCGAGATCCGCAGGAAGACGTGGTCGGAGGACCTCCAAGCGGCCCAAATCCAGCAACTCAGCCGGCGAGGGAGCAACAGCAGACGGCGTCGGCAGCCCCGCACACTCCGCAGACCCCTAGTCAGCCAGGACCCCCGTCAACACCTGGGACTGCTGGGGACAAGGGGAGTCAGAATTCTGGTCCGCAGCATATAGAATGTGTTGTTTGCGGAGACAAATCGAGCGGCAAGCACTATGGTCAGTTCACCTGCGAGGGATGCAAAAGTTTCTTCAAGAGGAGTGTCAGAAGGAACTTAACGTATACATGTCGTGCCAATAGGAACTGTCCCATTGACCAACACCACCGAAATCAGTGCCAATACTGTCGGCTGAAGAAATGTTTAAAAGTGGGAATGCGGCGGGAAG TTCAGCGAGGACGAATGCCTCCAACCCAACCGAACCCAGGTCAGTACGCGCTGACGAACGGGGACCCTCTGAACGGCCATTGCTATCTCTCCGGATACATCTCCTTATTGCTTCGGGCCGAACCATACCCGACGTCCCGATATGGAAGCCAGTGCATGCAGCCCAACAATATCATGGGTATCGAGAACATCTGCGAGCTGGCCGCTCGCTTGCTCTTCAGCGCTGTGGAATGGGCTAGGAACATCCCTTTCTTTCCCGATCTGCAGATCACCGACCAGGTGTCCCTTCTCAGGCTGACGTGGAGCGAGCTGTTTGTGCTAAACGCAGCTCAGTGCTCCATGCCTTTGCATGTGGCCCCTCTGCTCGCCGCGGCAGGCCTCCACGCTTCTCCAATGTCTGCGGACCGAGTCGTGGCTTTCATGGATCACATTCGAATCTTCCAGGAGCAGGTTGAAAAGCTCAAGGCCCTCCACGTTGATTCGGCAGAGTACAGCTGTATCAAGGCAATAGTACTCTTCACATCAG ACGCCTGCGGCCTGTCAGATGCGGCTCACATCGAAAGCCTGCAGGAGAAATCTCAGTGCGCCCTGGAGGAATACGTGAGGAGCCAGTACCCTAACCAGCCGAGCCGCTTTGGCAAGCTCTTGCTGCGGCTGCCCTCTCTCCGCACCGTCTCCTCATCGGTAATTGAGCAGCTGTTCTTCGTCCGCTTGGTAGGTAAAACTCCTATTGAAACCCTCATCAGGGATATGCTATTATCCGGGAGCAGCTTCAACTGGCCTTACATGTCCATCCAATGA
- the LOC106580150 gene encoding nuclear receptor subfamily 2 group F member 1-A isoform X1 — MAMVVSVWRDPQEDVVGGPPSGPNPATQPAREQQQTASAAPHTPQTPSQPGPPSTPGTAGDKGSQNSGPQHIECVVCGDKSSGKHYGQFTCEGCKSFFKRSVRRNLTYTCRANRNCPIDQHHRNQCQYCRLKKCLKVGMRREAVQRGRMPPTQPNPGQYALTNGDPLNGHCYLSGYISLLLRAEPYPTSRYGSQCMQPNNIMGIENICELAARLLFSAVEWARNIPFFPDLQITDQVSLLRLTWSELFVLNAAQCSMPLHVAPLLAAAGLHASPMSADRVVAFMDHIRIFQEQVEKLKALHVDSAEYSCIKAIVLFTSDACGLSDAAHIESLQEKSQCALEEYVRSQYPNQPSRFGKLLLRLPSLRTVSSSVIEQLFFVRLVGKTPIETLIRDMLLSGSSFNWPYMSIQ, encoded by the exons ATGGCAATGGTAGTTAGCGTCTGGCGAGATCCGCAGGAAGACGTGGTCGGAGGACCTCCAAGCGGCCCAAATCCAGCAACTCAGCCGGCGAGGGAGCAACAGCAGACGGCGTCGGCAGCCCCGCACACTCCGCAGACCCCTAGTCAGCCAGGACCCCCGTCAACACCTGGGACTGCTGGGGACAAGGGGAGTCAGAATTCTGGTCCGCAGCATATAGAATGTGTTGTTTGCGGAGACAAATCGAGCGGCAAGCACTATGGTCAGTTCACCTGCGAGGGATGCAAAAGTTTCTTCAAGAGGAGTGTCAGAAGGAACTTAACGTATACATGTCGTGCCAATAGGAACTGTCCCATTGACCAACACCACCGAAATCAGTGCCAATACTGTCGGCTGAAGAAATGTTTAAAAGTGGGAATGCGGCGGGAAG CGGTTCAGCGAGGACGAATGCCTCCAACCCAACCGAACCCAGGTCAGTACGCGCTGACGAACGGGGACCCTCTGAACGGCCATTGCTATCTCTCCGGATACATCTCCTTATTGCTTCGGGCCGAACCATACCCGACGTCCCGATATGGAAGCCAGTGCATGCAGCCCAACAATATCATGGGTATCGAGAACATCTGCGAGCTGGCCGCTCGCTTGCTCTTCAGCGCTGTGGAATGGGCTAGGAACATCCCTTTCTTTCCCGATCTGCAGATCACCGACCAGGTGTCCCTTCTCAGGCTGACGTGGAGCGAGCTGTTTGTGCTAAACGCAGCTCAGTGCTCCATGCCTTTGCATGTGGCCCCTCTGCTCGCCGCGGCAGGCCTCCACGCTTCTCCAATGTCTGCGGACCGAGTCGTGGCTTTCATGGATCACATTCGAATCTTCCAGGAGCAGGTTGAAAAGCTCAAGGCCCTCCACGTTGATTCGGCAGAGTACAGCTGTATCAAGGCAATAGTACTCTTCACATCAG ACGCCTGCGGCCTGTCAGATGCGGCTCACATCGAAAGCCTGCAGGAGAAATCTCAGTGCGCCCTGGAGGAATACGTGAGGAGCCAGTACCCTAACCAGCCGAGCCGCTTTGGCAAGCTCTTGCTGCGGCTGCCCTCTCTCCGCACCGTCTCCTCATCGGTAATTGAGCAGCTGTTCTTCGTCCGCTTGGTAGGTAAAACTCCTATTGAAACCCTCATCAGGGATATGCTATTATCCGGGAGCAGCTTCAACTGGCCTTACATGTCCATCCAATGA